The Vibrio syngnathi DNA window AATGGTTAAGAACCCAGACATTGTGGCTTCCGTTGCCTCAATGACTGAAGATCGTCCATTTACTGTCGGCTTCGCAGCAGAAACTCAAGATGTCGAGAAGTATGCGCGCGGAAAACTGGAAAGAAAGAACCTCGATATGATTTGTGCTAACGATGTCTCTGTCGAAGGCCAAGGCTTTAATAGTAGTCGTAATGAGTTGCACCTTTATTGGAAAGGTGGCGATAAATCTCTACCTCTAGATAGCAAAGACTCTCTTGGATTCCAGATCCTTAATCAGATCCAACAGCTTATTGACGTATAAACGCACAATTTTACCCTGACAATACGCTGACACCTCTCGATTCTGTTGACCTAGGTCTTACAAAACTAGGAACAGAATTGAATGGTGTTTATAATCCTGCTTCACTCAATCCTCATCTTTAGGAAAGGAAGTAAATAGATGGCCGGTACTCGAAAATCAAACCGTCGTGAAGAAATCCTGCAAGCTCTAGCACAAATGTTGGAATCGACCGAAGGTGCTTCTCGTATCACAACGGTAAAGTTGGCCAAGCAAGTTGGTGTTTCTGAAGCTGCGTTATACCGCCACTTCCCAAGCAAAGCTCGCATGTTTGAAGGCTTGATCGAGTTCATTGAAGAAGCGTTGATGTCTCGAATCAACCGTATTCTAGATGAAGAGAAAGACACACTAGAGCGCATACGCCTAGTGCTACAACTTATCTTGGTTTTCTCAGAACGTAACCCAGGCCTGACTCGAATTTTGTCTGGTCATGCTCTAATGTTTGAAAATGAACGCCTACGCGATCGCATCAATCAGCTTTTCGAACGTATTGAGACACAACTTCGTCAAATTCTACGAGAAAGAAAGCTTCGAGAAGGGAAGTCATTCCCGGTTGATGAAAAAATCTTAGCGGCTCAATTGTTAGGTCAGGTTGAAGGAAGTTTAAATCGATTTGTTCGCTCGGACTTCAAATATCAACCGACAGAAAACTTTGATGCTTATTGGGCTCTACTCAGCGCTCAGATTAAGTAAACTCAATATCTTAAGTGATGGTTATGACGACGAAAAACTCTCCTGCAAGTAGCACGGTACAACACGTTATTAATAAGCCACCTTTTACCCTAGCACTACTGCACCCTAAATATTGGGGAGTTTGGTTTGGCTTTGGGTTACTGGCTTTTATAGTCAACATTCTACCTTACCGAGTATTACTACTATTAGGCCGTTCGTTAGGTGCTCTTGGTGCCCGCTATGGAAAAAAACGCGTAGCGGTAGCGACACGTAACTTGGAATTAGCCTTCCCCGATAAGCCAGCAGATGAAGTCGCGGCAATGGTCAGCGAGAATTTTAAAAATACTGGTATGGCATTGGTTGAAACCGGTATTACGTGGTTTTGGCCAACATGGCGCTTCAAGCGCATCCTAGTTGATAAAGATACCGAAGTTCTTCGTAGTCATCAGGCTAACGGTAAAGGCGTTCTACTATGTTGTGTTCATGCCTTGAATCTAGAGATCACAGCCCGAGCAATGCCGATCTTGGGTATTCCTGGCCTAGGTGTTTATCGCCCGCATAACAACCCAGCTTATGAGTTCATTCAATACCGCGGTCGAACTCAAAACGGCAACCGTCTAGTTCACCGTAAAGACGTAAAACGTATGATCCGAAGACTGCGACAAGGTGAGACCCTTTTCTACCTCCCTGATCATGACTACGGTCGCAATAAATCTGTATTCGTACCTTTCTTTGCAGTAGAGGATGCAAGCACCACCACTGGAACCAGCATTTTGGCTTACACCAGTCGATGCGCGGTCGTTATTGGGTCTGGCTTTAGAAATGCCGACGGTAAATATGAAATCATGGCCGACGAATCAATCGAAGATAACTATCCGCAGAAAGATGAAAAAGCGGCAGCAGCGTATATGAACCGCTATCTTGAGAAGATTATCTTAAGAGCCCCAGAGCAATGGATGTGGCTACACAAGCGCTTCAAAACCATGGAAGATCCAGAAGCGGAAAAAGGCATTCGTTACAAGTAAACGAGCCTTGTTCTGTCCAATAAGATTTAAGTAAAAAAATGCCCGAAAGAGTTGCATCTCTCGGGCATTTTTCTTTTTTTAAACTCTAAACAGAGGGAACTAAACCATTAGGTTCAACTTCTTCAGTTTACGAATTAGATTCCGTATTGAGCTCGGTACGCTTTTACTGACTCAAGATGTGCTGCGTCTGTGCCTTTCTCTTCAAGAAAAGTCACTAAATCAGTCAGGCTAACGATTGAGATAATCGCACAACCGAAGTCACGCTCTACTTCTTGAATCGCAGACAACTCACCTTTGCCCTTCTCTTGACGGTCGATAGCAACAAGCACACCCGCTAAATCAGCGCCGTTTGCTTGGATGATTTCCATCGACTCACGAATCGCAGTACCAGCAGTGATCACATCATCCACTAGCATGATGCGACCTTCAAGTTCGCTACCCACTAGGTTGCCACCTTCACCGTGGTTTTTCGCTTCTTTACGGTTGAAGCAGTAAGGCGTGTCCACATCATGGTGATCCGCTAGTGCAACCGCTGTTGTTGTTGCGATTGGGATGCCTTTGTATGCAGGGCCAAATAGTACATCGAACTCAATACCTGAATCTGCCAATGCTGCTGCGTAGAAGCGACCTAAACGTGCTAGGTCACGACCTGTATTAAACAATCCAGCATTGAAGAAGTAAGGGCTCTTACGGCCAGACTTTAAAGTAAACTCACCAAACTTAAGTACTTCTTTCTCTAGTGCAAATTCAATAAATTCACGTTGATATGCTTTCATGTTTTTCCTCTACGTTTATTCAATAAAACTTAATTAACTTAAACTCATCTCAGTATCTTCTAAGTAGTCGTGCTTTCCGCTAGGCAACAAGCTTGCGAACCCCGTGAGCTTACGAGTAGTAAGTGATTCGGGTGAGTAAGCGCAGTTAACAACGCGGAGGGCGCGAATACGACGAAGATAAAAAAATAGCTCCTTGTGAAAGGAGCTATCTAAAAACTATTCTGCTAACGCCGACTTCTGCGCTTCGACGATATCGGCAATGCCCTTATTTGCCAGGGCTAAAAGCTGCATCAGCTCTTCGTGGCTGAACGGTTCGCCTTCTGCGGTGCCTTGAATCTCGATCATCTTACCGTCTTCCGTCATTACAACGTTCATGTCGGTATCAGCTGCTGAGTCTTCAACGTACTCAAGGTCACACAGTGCTTGTGCACCAACGATGCCCACTGAAACTGCCGCTACGTGGCCTTTCATTGGGTTCTTTTTCAGTTTGCCGCTTGCTAGTAAGCTGTTGATAGCGTCAGCCATTGCAACGCTTGCACCTGAGATAGAAGCAGTACGAGTACCACCGTCTGCTTGGATAACATCACAATCGACAGTGATCATGATTTCACCCATGACTTTTAGATCAACAACAGCACGTAGGCTACGCGCGATCAGACGTTGGATTTCCATCGTACGACCACCTTGCTTACCGCTCGCCGCTTCACGACGGTTACGAGTGTGCGTTGCACGTGGAAGCATGCCGTATTCAGCGGTTACCCAACCCTTTCCTTGGCCTTTTAACCAACGCGGTACGTTTTCTTCTACCGTCGCATTACATAGAACTTTAGTGTTGCCGAACTCAACTAATACAGAACCTTCAGCATAAGCTGTGTAGTTACGAGTAATTTTAATTGGACGAATTTGATCTACAGCGCGGTCATTTGGACGCATTGGTATCTACCTTATTAACAGTCTGAAGTGATTTACTATCGAAAGAGTGCATCACCTAAGAAAGGGGTGAGACAGTTTTGATTGGGGCAAGATTATATAGCAGTTTATCTTTCAAATCTATTTACCGTTCAAATCTATTTACCGTTCAAAGCTATTTATAATGAAAGGCTATTTATAGTGAAAAGCGACAAGCTTCGGGAGCACCTCATATCGTGATACTATGCGTGCGCGTTATTTTCAGAATTATAAAAGACAGGAAAATTCGATGATTTATAGTATGACCGCGTACGCGCGCAAAGAAGTAAAAGGCGATTGGGGCACAGCAGTATGGGAAATCCGTAGTGTAAACCAACGCTACCTTGAAACTTACTTCCGTATGCCTGAACAGTTCCGTGGTTTAGAGCCAATCTTACGTGAGCGTTTCCGTAAGCGTCTAGCGCGCGGCAAGGTTGAATGTAACCTACGTTTTGAAGCAAACCCAGCTGCGAAAGGCGAGCTAAGCATTAACGAAAGTTTGGCTCAGCAAGTAATCAATGCTGCTAACCAAGTAATGACGATGACAGGTGAAGACAGCCGTTTGAACCCATTCCAAATAATGAACTGGCCTGGCGTAATGGAAACTCCAGAGCAAGACATGGATACCATCAACAAAGATCTACTTGAAGCATTCAACGATGCCATCGCAGAATTCATTGACGCTCGTGCTCGTGAAGGCGAAAACATGAAAGCGCTCATCGTTCAGCGTTTAGATGCAATCACTGAAGAAGTCGTTAAAGTTCGTGCACGCATGCCTGAGATCCTAGAATGGCAACGTGAGCGTCTTCTTACCAAATTTGAAGATGCGAAGATTGAACTTGAAGGTTCTCGCGTTGAGCAAGAGCTTATCCTACTGGCTCAGAAGTCAGACGTAGCAGAAGAACTAGACCGCCTAGACTCTCACGTGAAAGAAGCGAATGTAGTATTGAAGAAAGGTGGCGCTTGTGGCCGTAAACTTGACTTCATGATGCAAGAGTTCAACCGTGAATCAAACACGCTAGCATCTAAGTCTATCAGCACAGACATCACAGCATCGGGCGTTGAGCTTAAAGTTCTTATCGAACAAATGCGTGAGCAGATCCAGAACATTGAATAACAGTTCGTCAGTAACACACTGTGGATAGCCACTAGCTGAATCAGTGTTGATTAGATCAAGATAAGCTCCTAGTTTTTGGGGCTTTTTTTATGGATACAATAATGACAATCAGGATGACTAAGTGAGCAGATTATTACGCCGGAGATGTACTTAGCACAAAAAATAGATACAGCGATAGATAGAACTGAGCAGGTGTACAAAAGGATTTTTAATATTAAGAGGAGGTGTTGCAAGTGGAGAAGAATGTTACGGTAAAACTGGTTTGAGAGAGAAAGTGACGCAAGTTGCTATTGCAACCTGCGCCGACTTAAAATCTTATAGAGCTACAACGTTTGCAGCTTGAAGACCTTTTTGGCCTTGCTCTACTTCGAAAGACACTTGTTGGCCTTCTTTAAGAGTCTTGAAACCTTCAGAAGCGATAGCACGGAAGTGAACGAATACGTCAGCGCCGCCGTTGTCTTGAGTTAGGAAACCGAAACCTTTCTCTTCGTTAAACCATTTTACTACGCCGTTTGTTTTGTTAGACATGATGTGTCCCTTATATAAAAATAAAAAATTAATCGCCAAAAGTGCGATGCGCTGAAAGCTTGAATTATTTAATGTATCTATGAAGCCAAGGGAAACACTGAGAATAACAATGAAGCAATACTAAGGGTTTTACTTTACAACTGATGTTTCATTTAATAACTCTGAAAACAGAGCGAGGCCATTCTTGGTGATCTGGGTCGGGTTGTAAAGCTTTATTTGAAAATAATTGATGTTTTTTTGTTCGGTTGACTCAGATTACAGCCTTACTACGCCATTAAGCTCATTTATAACGCTTTGATCTTAAAAAATTATTCATCCGGCTGCTTGGTTCGAAGATCCACATATGGCCAGTAATAATGTTCTACTAGAATCAAGAGTACGACAAAAGCAAAAACAAACGCCGCAACAGCACTCTCCACGTAACTAAACTACCAGTATCTTCACACCAAGTTCTCGTAAAGCATCAAGCACCTTAGGGTCAGCGCCGTCATCTGTAATCAATGTGTCAATCTGAGAAGCGGTAGCGAGTAACTTCCCACCATGCTTACCTACTTTGCTGCTATCTATCAGAGCCACAATACGATCACCATACTCCAGCAGCTTTTTCTCTGCCATATAGACCAATAGATCAGAGGTATGCACGCCAGCTGTCGTAACACCCGTACCCGTAAAGAAGACAAAACGACTTTTATGGTCATCTGCTGCTTCTTCATCTGGAGAAATAGTGATCTGACGTTCGGGTAGATATTGGCCACCAAGTATGATGATACTTTGATGATCTTGACTAATCAGCTGATAAGCCAATGGCATAAAATTCGTCACAACTTGCACATCACGATGCGCTAAATGCTCTCCCATCAAAAAAGTCGTATTGCTACCACTCACAATAATACTGTCGTGTTCTTCACACATATCTGCCGCAGCTTTAGCAATTCGCTTTTTCGCTACATAGCTTTCTATATCTGTTTCGCAGGGGATAAAGCTGCTTGGTGCATGAGTTGCGGCTAGGGACGAGTCAAAATTGATTACCTCTGCCCCATTACGGATTTTTTTCAGCCTTCCTTCTTCCGCCAACTTTGTAATGTCCCGACGAGCTGTAGATAAAGAGATATCTAACATCTTTACATAGTCATTTGTCGTTATAAACGTGTGACTTGCTAGATGATCCAACAAGCTTCTATGACGCTGAGCTTCATTCATTGTTCATACCATTAAGTTCTTTTGAAGTATTTTGACGCATTATGAACTTTTGAGCAATTGAATTCTTAATATGACCTTTTATGAAGTATTCTGACTTAAAATATGTGATCAACACCATTATTTTGTTCACAATAAATCAAAAATGACTTTACGTGACCGCATTTGACCACTTATAGTCAACTTGCGTCATGAGAAGTCACTGGAGAGTAAAATGAAATACCAAGCAGTAATGATTGATTTAGATGGAACACTGTTAAGTGATGCTGAGCAGATCTGCGTGACTAACAAACAAGCGATTTGTCTTGCCGTTAATAATGGATATCAGGTGAGCTTGGCGAGTGGTAGACCGCACCAGCTGATGATGCCATATGTTGACCAACTTCAATTATCGCTACCAATCATCTGCTGCAATGGTGCCTATATTTATGACCCTAAAACACAACGTGTTCAACATCAGCACACAATTAGTCATGAATCACTAACGGGTCTGTTGAGCTTACTGAATGATGGACATTTCACCTTCACCATCTATTCAAGTAAAGGCATCTTTGCTCAAAAAGAATCAACTCATACAAAGGGTTTAGAAAAAAAGGCTGAGGTTATTAATGCCGCAATGGAGCTGCAGATCATCCCAACGCTGACCGAACTCATCGCTCGCAGTGGCGATGTATACAAGGTATTAGTGTCTAGCCAAGACAAAGAATCTCTAAACCAGTTACGAGATTCCTTAAAAACGCACTTCCAAGCTGACTTATCAACACCGAATAAATTGGACATTACGTCTAAAGCAGCCACCAAAGGCCACGCTCTTCAGCAGTGGCTAAATGACCAAAGAATTTCATCTCATAACACCATTGCTTTTGGGGATGGGGACAACGATGCCTCTATGTTCCGACTTGTCGGAGAACCTGTCGCAATGGCTAATGCCAGCCCTGCTTTAAAAGGCATGGCTAATCTAATTGTTACCAATAACAACGGCTGTGGAATTGGCCAGTACCTTCGCTTGATAGTGCAAGAAGGCCAACACACATGCCAAAACACTTTTAGTTACTAAGGATAAATCATGAAAAAAGTAAAAATTGCCGCAGGATTAGCACACGTAGATTACGGCCACATTGCAGACGTAGTGAAAGAAGTATCTGATGCTGGTGCCGATTACATCCACTGTGATGCAGCAGATATGCATGACCTGAAAAACCTGCAATTGATGGGGGGGCATCAAATTGTTGAAGGCATTCGTCCTTACACTGAAAAGCCAATTGAAGTTCACGCTTACTTCAAAGATTGCGACAAATTATTTATCGATAAAATCGCAGCTGCTGGTGCAGACATGCTGATTCTACCAGCTGAGCATTTTATCGGTGCTCCTCTGTGTTACATCATTAAGTACTGTCAAAACCACGGTATGAAATTTGGTTTAACCGTTGGTGCATTAACGCCAGTGTCATTTGTTAAAGAATCTATCTACTACCTAGACCGTTTACACATTGTTATTCACGGCATTACTGATGGCGATGATGAATGGTTATGGCGCAAATCTGCGATTGCAATGATCCGCGAAGCACGTGAACTCATCAACGAACGCAACCCTAACTGTGAGCTATGTGTAGATGGCGGTATCCGTAACCACAACATCGAAGAACTGCTTAATGAAGATATTGATGTGATGGTTGCATCGACAAATATCTTTGGCCACAAAGACGGCATCACAGCAGGCGTTCGTGACTTCCGCGCAGCAATCGACCAACTGGAAGATAAAGCAGCGGCAGACACAAAAGAAGTCGAAACCGTTTAAGTAATTGCCTAGCGCAGTTTCTATCGAATCGATGCGCCACAGCAATCTAGAAATAACGGTGCTAAACCTACCCCCCTCTATGCTCGGGTTTGGCACCACTACCAAGGATTAAACCATGACACAGTTTCAACACTATCAACCGACCAAGCTAACCTTTGGTGCGGGTGAGATTCAGAAAATAGGTCAGCTTATCGCTCAATATGGCACACGTTGCCTAGTAGTATCCGAACCTATTTTTGATGCAGTAAAGCCAGCCTATGACCGCATTTTTACTTTGCTTTCAGAGCAAGGAATTGAAGTGACTCATTTTGATGGTGTCGTACCGAATCCGCCTACAACCGTCGTTGAACTTGGCCGCCAAGTGGCCATCGGAAATAACTGTGATGTGGTTTTGGCCATTGGTGGTGGTTCATCGATTGATACAGCAAAAATCATTTCGGCAACGATCAATACAGAGTCTCTAGATTGGGCTCATTGGTTTGCCACTTATGATTCACCGTTTGGGGACGTCAACCCACTACCCGCGAAAGTCGTACCTTTGATCGCTGTACCTACAACATCGGGAACTGGCTCTCAAGTGACGCAAGCGGCAGTGATTACCGACCTTGAGCAACATGCAAAGCTAACACTGTTTCACCCTGAATTTTTCCCTTGTGAAGCGTTAATCGATCCAGAGCTCATGCTGACACTGCCTCCACGTATGACAGCTATGACAGGATTTGATGCTTTTTCACATGCGTTTGAATCATTTACGGGTACTCGACCATCTCCATTTGTTGATGGTATGGCGTTAGAAGCAATGAAGCTTGTCATTGATCACCTACCGAGTGTTGTCGACAACGGCGCAGATTTACATGGCCGCTGCCAACTCGCGAAAGCAGACACACTTGGCGGGATCTCGCTAGCTAATGGCGGTGCGGGGGCGCCACACCCTTTAGGCGAAATCTTAGGTAGTAGCAAAACAAACCTACCACATGGGTTAACACTCGCAGTGGTTTATCCAGCTTATGCACAACTTCAATGGCGCAAGCAACCAGAGAGATTTGCTCAAGTGGCTGAGTTATTTGGTGCTGTGGGAAGTACCGAAGAAAAAGCTCAATCATTAGCGGCTGCTCTTGTGAAATTCCTTGAACGCATCGGTCTTGAATCGAACTTAACTCAAGTAGGTGTCACCAAAGAAGATGTTCAAAAGTTGGAGCCGGCTTTTTGCTTTGATCTACCACTAACCAGTGGTGAAGAAATGAAAAAAGTATTGCAGGCCAGTTTGGTTGAATAAGCGACAGTCACAAATTCACGTTTGTCATAATTAAAGAAAATGGAGATTGAAACATGGAATGCAAGAACAACACTTTAGGTCATACAGCTTTGAAATTGGAAAGAGAGGAATTCATTGCCAGTAACCTAAAAGCGTTGGTCTTTGACTTCGATGGTCTTCTCGTCGATACAGAAACCTGTATGTTCAAAGCCTGGGAAGCTTTGTTAAAACCATACGGCGTTGAAGTTTCGCCACTCCAGGTTGCTGGCCTAGTTGGGAGCTCAGCGCCAGCAACCTACCTTTATCAACTATTCAACAAAGCGTCGAATCAAAAGCTGTCCGATTCACAAATTCGCGATCGAGTGATCGCTCATGCCTACCAATTAATTGCTTCAATAACAGAACGAGAAGGTGTCCGTCAGTATCTAGACTTTGCTAAATCACACTCATTGAGCATTGCACTGGCCACCAGCTCAGAGGCTGATCATTACATGCCAATTCTGAATCGTTTGAACCTTACACACTATTTCGACTGCTTTATCGGAGCAGAAGACATTGCCTCAGATAGACGGAAACCACATCCCGATGTGTATTTAGCGGCATTAGAACAACTCGGTGTATCTGCCCATCAAGCCATCGCTTTCGAAGATTCCCCTCCTGGAATTATGGCGGCTCGATCGGCAGGAATACCAACAGTTGCAGTAACCAATTTGCTCACTCGTCACCTCGATGTCTCGCTAGCCAACGTGGTGCTGAGTTCGATGAATGATCAAACGCTACTGCAATTGATAAACCAACTTACCGAGAATGAACAATGAATAAATTAGAACAACTGAAAAAGCACACCACTGTCGTTGCCGACACAGGTGATATTGATGCTATTGCTGCATTTCAACCTGAAGACGCCACAACTAACCCATCTCTAGTACTAAAAGCCGCAGAAATGCCGCAATACGATCACTTAATCGCCGATGCGATCACTTGGGCAAAAGCACAAAGCAACGACAAATCACAACAGTTGATCGACGCTGGAGACAAACTGGCGGTCAACATTGGTTTAGAAATTCTAAAAACGGTACCGGGGCGCATCTCAACAGAAGTCGACGCTCGTATGTCATTCGACAGAGTCGCAAGCTTGGCAAAAGCTCGTAAGCTTATCGGCATGTATAACGAAGCTGGCATCAGTAACGACCGAATCCTAATTAAGTTAGCGTCAACTTGGGAAGGCATTCGAGCAGCTCAAGAGCTAGAGAAAGAAGGCATCAACTGCAACCTAACTCTGCTGTTCAACTTTGCACAAGCCAAAGCCTGTGCAGAAGCTGGTGTTTTCTTAATCTCACCTTTTGTCGGTCGTATCCTAGATTGGTACAAAACCAATACCGATAAAAAAGAGTACCTTCCTCATGAAGATCCTGGTGTCGTTTCAGTATCTGAAATTTACAACTACTACAAAGATCATGGCTACAACACGGTTGTGATGGGCGCGAGCTTCCGCAATGCCGATGAAGTCCTAGCATTAGCGGGCTGTGACCGTTTGACCATAGGCCCTGCAATTTTAGACCAACTTGCAGCACAAGAAGGCTCTGTTGAGCGCCTACTCTTTGCCGACCGTGACACCATCAAAGATACACCAACAGCTATGACTGAAGCACAGTTCCGCTGGGAGATGAACCAAGACCCGATGGCAACAGAAAAGCTAGCCGAAGGCATCCGTAACTTTGCAGTCGATCAAGGCAAGTTAGAAACCATGATCGAAGCACGCCTGTAGGAGAAGCATAATGATTACACGAACTAAATTAGCTGACGCTATTCGCGTTCTAAGCATGGACGCTGTACAAAAAGCAGGCTCGGGCCACCCCGGAGCACCGATGGGCATGGCCGATATCGCTGAAGTTCTATGGCGTGATTTTCTAAAACACAATCCGAGCAACCCTAACTGGGCCGACCGCGACCGTTTTATCTTGTCGAATGGCCATGGCTCAATGCTTATCTATAGCTTGTTACACCTATCTGGTTACGAGCTATCAATGGATGACATCAAATCTTTCCGTCAATTACACAGTAAAACCGCAGGTCACCCTGAATACGGTTACGCTCCAGGTATTGAAACCACTACAGGCCCATTAGGGCAAGGCATCACCAACGGTGTCGGCATGGCTTTGGCTGAAAAGGTGCTGGCTGAACAGTTCAACCGTGAAGGCCACGATATTGTTGATCACCACACCTACGTGTTCATGGGCGACGGCTGCATGATGGAAGGTATTTCTCATGAAGCATGTTCACTTGCCGGTACGCTTGGACTAGGGAAGCTGGTCGCTTTTTGGGATGACAATGGCATTTCGATTGATGGCGAAGTCGACGGCTGGTTCTCTGATGACACACCAAAACGTTTTGAAGCCTACGGTTGGCATGTTATTGCTGATGTTGATGGTCATAACGCTGATGATATTCACAAAGCGATTACTGAAGCTAAAGCCGTAACAGATAAACCAACCTTAATTTGCTGCAAAACCGTGATTGGTTTTGGCTCACCAAACAAGTCAGCCAGTCATGACTGTCATGGTGCTCCGTTAGGTGCTGATGAAGTCGCATTGGTTCGACTCAACCTCGGCTGGGACCATCCTGAATTTGAAATTCCTCAAGATGTAT harbors:
- the pyrE gene encoding orotate phosphoribosyltransferase translates to MKAYQREFIEFALEKEVLKFGEFTLKSGRKSPYFFNAGLFNTGRDLARLGRFYAAALADSGIEFDVLFGPAYKGIPIATTTAVALADHHDVDTPYCFNRKEAKNHGEGGNLVGSELEGRIMLVDDVITAGTAIRESMEIIQANGADLAGVLVAIDRQEKGKGELSAIQEVERDFGCAIISIVSLTDLVTFLEEKGTDAAHLESVKAYRAQYGI
- the slmA gene encoding nucleoid occlusion factor SlmA, whose product is MAGTRKSNRREEILQALAQMLESTEGASRITTVKLAKQVGVSEAALYRHFPSKARMFEGLIEFIEEALMSRINRILDEEKDTLERIRLVLQLILVFSERNPGLTRILSGHALMFENERLRDRINQLFERIETQLRQILRERKLREGKSFPVDEKILAAQLLGQVEGSLNRFVRSDFKYQPTENFDAYWALLSAQIK
- a CDS encoding iron-containing alcohol dehydrogenase → MTQFQHYQPTKLTFGAGEIQKIGQLIAQYGTRCLVVSEPIFDAVKPAYDRIFTLLSEQGIEVTHFDGVVPNPPTTVVELGRQVAIGNNCDVVLAIGGGSSIDTAKIISATINTESLDWAHWFATYDSPFGDVNPLPAKVVPLIAVPTTSGTGSQVTQAAVITDLEQHAKLTLFHPEFFPCEALIDPELMLTLPPRMTAMTGFDAFSHAFESFTGTRPSPFVDGMALEAMKLVIDHLPSVVDNGADLHGRCQLAKADTLGGISLANGGAGAPHPLGEILGSSKTNLPHGLTLAVVYPAYAQLQWRKQPERFAQVAELFGAVGSTEEKAQSLAAALVKFLERIGLESNLTQVGVTKEDVQKLEPAFCFDLPLTSGEEMKKVLQASLVE
- a CDS encoding Kdo(2)-lipid IV(A) acyltransferase, with amino-acid sequence MTTKNSPASSTVQHVINKPPFTLALLHPKYWGVWFGFGLLAFIVNILPYRVLLLLGRSLGALGARYGKKRVAVATRNLELAFPDKPADEVAAMVSENFKNTGMALVETGITWFWPTWRFKRILVDKDTEVLRSHQANGKGVLLCCVHALNLEITARAMPILGIPGLGVYRPHNNPAYEFIQYRGRTQNGNRLVHRKDVKRMIRRLRQGETLFYLPDHDYGRNKSVFVPFFAVEDASTTTGTSILAYTSRCAVVIGSGFRNADGKYEIMADESIEDNYPQKDEKAAAAYMNRYLEKIILRAPEQWMWLHKRFKTMEDPEAEKGIRYK
- the cspE gene encoding transcription antiterminator/RNA stability regulator CspE; amino-acid sequence: MSNKTNGVVKWFNEEKGFGFLTQDNGGADVFVHFRAIASEGFKTLKEGQQVSFEVEQGQKGLQAANVVAL
- a CDS encoding HAD family hydrolase; the protein is MKYQAVMIDLDGTLLSDAEQICVTNKQAICLAVNNGYQVSLASGRPHQLMMPYVDQLQLSLPIICCNGAYIYDPKTQRVQHQHTISHESLTGLLSLLNDGHFTFTIYSSKGIFAQKESTHTKGLEKKAEVINAAMELQIIPTLTELIARSGDVYKVLVSSQDKESLNQLRDSLKTHFQADLSTPNKLDITSKAATKGHALQQWLNDQRISSHNTIAFGDGDNDASMFRLVGEPVAMANASPALKGMANLIVTNNNGCGIGQYLRLIVQEGQHTCQNTFSY
- a CDS encoding YicC/YloC family endoribonuclease: MIYSMTAYARKEVKGDWGTAVWEIRSVNQRYLETYFRMPEQFRGLEPILRERFRKRLARGKVECNLRFEANPAAKGELSINESLAQQVINAANQVMTMTGEDSRLNPFQIMNWPGVMETPEQDMDTINKDLLEAFNDAIAEFIDARAREGENMKALIVQRLDAITEEVVKVRARMPEILEWQRERLLTKFEDAKIELEGSRVEQELILLAQKSDVAEELDRLDSHVKEANVVLKKGGACGRKLDFMMQEFNRESNTLASKSISTDITASGVELKVLIEQMREQIQNIE
- the rph gene encoding ribonuclease PH, translated to MRPNDRAVDQIRPIKITRNYTAYAEGSVLVEFGNTKVLCNATVEENVPRWLKGQGKGWVTAEYGMLPRATHTRNRREAASGKQGGRTMEIQRLIARSLRAVVDLKVMGEIMITVDCDVIQADGGTRTASISGASVAMADAINSLLASGKLKKNPMKGHVAAVSVGIVGAQALCDLEYVEDSAADTDMNVVMTEDGKMIEIQGTAEGEPFSHEELMQLLALANKGIADIVEAQKSALAE
- the tal gene encoding transaldolase — encoded protein: MNKLEQLKKHTTVVADTGDIDAIAAFQPEDATTNPSLVLKAAEMPQYDHLIADAITWAKAQSNDKSQQLIDAGDKLAVNIGLEILKTVPGRISTEVDARMSFDRVASLAKARKLIGMYNEAGISNDRILIKLASTWEGIRAAQELEKEGINCNLTLLFNFAQAKACAEAGVFLISPFVGRILDWYKTNTDKKEYLPHEDPGVVSVSEIYNYYKDHGYNTVVMGASFRNADEVLALAGCDRLTIGPAILDQLAAQEGSVERLLFADRDTIKDTPTAMTEAQFRWEMNQDPMATEKLAEGIRNFAVDQGKLETMIEARL
- a CDS encoding ribulose-phosphate 3-epimerase; protein product: MKKVKIAAGLAHVDYGHIADVVKEVSDAGADYIHCDAADMHDLKNLQLMGGHQIVEGIRPYTEKPIEVHAYFKDCDKLFIDKIAAAGADMLILPAEHFIGAPLCYIIKYCQNHGMKFGLTVGALTPVSFVKESIYYLDRLHIVIHGITDGDDEWLWRKSAIAMIREARELINERNPNCELCVDGGIRNHNIEELLNEDIDVMVASTNIFGHKDGITAGVRDFRAAIDQLEDKAAADTKEVETV
- a CDS encoding HAD family hydrolase, coding for MECKNNTLGHTALKLEREEFIASNLKALVFDFDGLLVDTETCMFKAWEALLKPYGVEVSPLQVAGLVGSSAPATYLYQLFNKASNQKLSDSQIRDRVIAHAYQLIASITEREGVRQYLDFAKSHSLSIALATSSEADHYMPILNRLNLTHYFDCFIGAEDIASDRRKPHPDVYLAALEQLGVSAHQAIAFEDSPPGIMAARSAGIPTVAVTNLLTRHLDVSLANVVLSSMNDQTLLQLINQLTENEQ
- the ulaR gene encoding HTH-type transcriptional regulator UlaR, yielding MNEAQRHRSLLDHLASHTFITTNDYVKMLDISLSTARRDITKLAEEGRLKKIRNGAEVINFDSSLAATHAPSSFIPCETDIESYVAKKRIAKAAADMCEEHDSIIVSGSNTTFLMGEHLAHRDVQVVTNFMPLAYQLISQDHQSIIILGGQYLPERQITISPDEEAADDHKSRFVFFTGTGVTTAGVHTSDLLVYMAEKKLLEYGDRIVALIDSSKVGKHGGKLLATASQIDTLITDDGADPKVLDALRELGVKILVV